TATTCGTGGGTATCATCGACAAGCTCGAATTCAAAGTGGCCGTCATCAACCTCTGATTCTGTAATGGTCCCGCCGGTTTCCTGTTCTGCAGTCTTTTCAGCAGTCGCTTGGTCCACCTTCAAATCAGCTGCTGATACTTGATCAGAATCACTGTCCGAATCCTCACGATCCACTTCCAACACTTCTCCGGATTCTGCGTGAATGTCTACGTCCATTTCCTGGCCGTCTTTGGTCATTCCTTTCACTTCATACTTCTGTACACCGTCGTCTACATCTTTTTCTACTTTAGTGATTTCCAAACCTTCCACTTCTTTAACCGCCGTATCTTCTGCCTGTTTCTGGGATACTTTGACGTTCTTATCAGACCATTGACCATCGTTACTTACCGCACTGACACCGAATGCACCGCCCAGAATCATTACTCCTGCCACTCCAGCAATCATCCATGTTTTCTTCATTTTGTTTCCTCCTTTGTTTTATCTACTTACACTATATCCAGGCAAGATGAGAACAAATGGAGTATAAAATGAGAATTTCATGAGAACCGATTAATCGTCCCAACTCACGGACATGACCTCTCCTGTCACGGCGTGTACCTGGACGGTTGCTTCTCGCTCATCCTTTTGTTCAATTTCCACTAAATAATAGATAGTTCCGTCATTCTCTTCGAGGTCCACGTCATCTACCTCTCCGTCTACTTCCGCTAATGCTAGCCTTTCCGCTTCCTGCTCGGAAATTGTCTTAGTTTCAGATGATGGACTGTTTTCCTCAGGTGGGTCAGACGACTCTTCCTTCTGCTGTTGATCTGTAGTGTCGCTTCCAGCGACCCTCTGCACATTGGCAATACTTCCATCTACTTTCAGCACCGTGACTTCATACGTCCCTGCATCTGTTTGAACAGTGGCTGTATAGTGGTCATCCTCAGCTATTATTCGGCTCACTTCTCCACTGTACTGGTCTTCCACTTTCGTGCGGACATCGTTATCAGTTAACGGCTCTGCACTGGAACGGTCATTAATCATCTGCCAGCCAAGGAGAAGGAGAAGGAGCAGGCCGACTGTTGACAACAATAGCTTCCATAATTTTGACATAGGATCCCTCCTGTTCTTCTCATTGTATAGGAGTTATCTGAGATTCTTCTGAGAATGGGCAAGGATTATCGAAGCCGTCGTGCCTTTCCCTTTAATACTCGTCAACTTCAGTTCCGCCCCAATTGCCTCGGCAAGCTCCTGTGCAAGGGATAACCCAAGGCCATATCCTTCCGAGCGGGATTGATCAACCTGATAGAATCGGTCGAACACGTGTTCAAGTTCCTGACCCGTCATTCCAATCCCTTCATCAACCACATCGATAATGACCTTACTACTGTGCTGTTTGACAAAAACAGCGATTGCTTCGTCGCTGTATTTTTTTGCATTGTCCATTAAGATATAAAGCAGCTGCTTCAGCTTCTGTTCGTCTGTATATACGGTTACGGCACTATCTGAAAGTAAGCGCACCTGTCGACTATAGGCTTTTTCAAAGGAGACTACCGTTGACTCAAGTAACGAAACCAGCGGTATATTCTCCTTCTTCACATTCCAGTGCTCCTCTTGTTTCGCCAATAAAAGCAGCTGCTGAGTCAGTGCTCTCATTTGCTTCGCCTCAGAATAGATTGCTTCTATAGATTCACGGAAGAGTTTCTCGTCTTTATTCCCACGACGTTTCAGTAAGCTGGAATAGGATTCAATAACAGTCAATGGTGTTTTCAATTCATGGGATGCATTGGATACGAACTGCTCTTGACGTTCATAATTTCGCTCGAGCTGTATGATCATTTGATTAAAGGCATCCGCCATCTGATCAAGTTCATCCTTGGACTGCTTCTCTGTCTCAATCTGTTTGAACTCTCCACTTCCCCTGATTTCCTGCATCGTATCGGTAAGCGATACGATCGGCTTCGTTATTAGGTTGCTAAGGATGCGCGCAGAAAGAAAAAGTGGAAGGATAGCAAGAATGGTAACGACCAAAAGCACTAGTCTTAAAACTTCTAAGTTGGACGACGTTGAAGCAAGACTCTGCGTCAATTGCAGAGACGCCACTTCTCCATTCATCCAGAGAACCGGAACAGCAGCTACAGCGTGAGGTGTTTCGTCGTATTTCTCTACTTCCACCTGTTCTCCCTGATAATACCGGTACTCCTGATCAGCGAGGTCCTGCTGACTGCCTGCCGCCACCGTTTCCGCTTGTCCGTTTCGGCGTATGATTCTAATCATACCGTTTGCCGGTACATAAGCCCTGAGAAGGTCTGTGGACAGGGAAGTGCTCTCCTGTTCGTTGATACCGGCAGCGATACGCTCTGCCTCGAGACGCGTTTGTTCCAAGTCGCTGTCGTAACTGATATGGCTGAACGTGAAATAAACAGACAGGCTGATCAGGACCAGTAAGACAGTGAACAGCACTGTGGTGTAGACGTGGATTTTATTCGATAATTTCATCGCGGATCCTTTAACACATAACCGACGCCCCGGACGGTGTGCAGCAGCTTCGGTTCATAGTTCTTGTCCATTTTGTTACGAAGATAACGAATATAGACGTCCACGATATTCGTATCTCCATAGTAGTCATAGCCCCACACCCCGTCGAGAAGCTGCTCCCTGTTCAAGACCTGCCGCTTGTTCTTCAATAAATAAACGAGCAGCGCGAATTCTTTAGCGGTCAAATCGATCTTATCCTCTCCGCGGCTCACCTCATGTGTCGATTCATTTACTTTAAGATCCGCAAGAGACAAACCCGGCTCGCCTGTTTCATCAGCAGGTTTGAAGCGTAGAGCAGCTCGAATTCTTGCTAATAATTCTTCAAAATCAAACGGCTTGGTCACATAATCGTTTGCGCCAAGGTCCAGCCCTGTCACTTTATCTTCGACGTTATCTTTAGCCGTCAGCATAATTACAGGAGTTGCCGTATCTCCCTTTCTTATTCGCTTCAGCACATCGGTACCGCTCATACTTGGAAGCATGACATCTAGGAGAACCAGGTCCCAGGACTTCGAACGGAAAAGGTCCATCCCCTCCGCTCCATCGTGTGCCTTTGTCACGGTGTAACCTTCATACTCGAGTTCGATTTCAAGCACACGCGCAATTTTCTGTTCATCTTCAATAACGAGAATATCCGCTTTCATCACCTTCATCCCTCTTTCCCTTTTATTGTTTAGCATCATTCTAGCAGACATACCCATCAACGCGCATAAGAAAAGACGATTCGATAAACGAATCGCCTTTAAACTATTTCGGGAGCGGATCCGCTTCCATCAGCAGATCGACGATGTGAACCGAATCCATCACCCCACTCTTTCCTTCCCTTTCGACACCAAGCTTCATCTGCAGGAGGCAGCCTGGGTTGGACGTTATGATCCTGTCCGGCCCCGTCTGACAAACGTCCTTCATTTTAACATCCAGGATATCCATCGCCTCTTCATAGTTGACAATGTTATATACCCCCGCAGATCCGCAGCAGAACTCTGGTCGATCCAGCTCTTTTAAGGTAAGCCCCGGAATACGCTTTAAGAGATCGATGGGTTTGTTCGTCACCTTCTGAACATTTCTCAAATGACAGGATGGCTGATAAGTAACTGCCACATCCAACGACTTATTAAAGATAAGGCCGTCCATCTCCACCAATACTTCCGATATGTCTTTCACCCGATGTGTAAATTGGAGAGCCCGCTTGTGCCATGTTGTTCCTTCTTCAAAAAGAGTGGCATATTCGATTAAACGTGCTCCGCAGCCTCCTGCATTATTCACAATATAATCGAAGTTCTCTTCCTCAAATGCTTCTATATTTCTCTTGGCCAGCTCCGTCGCCTCTTCCTTTTTTCCGGAGTGACCATGAAGGGCCCCACAGCACGTCTGCTGCTCAGGAATAACGATCTCTGCTCCACTTCGCAGGAGCAGTTCGAGCGTATTTTCATTGGATTCAAAAAAAACGCTGTCCATGATACATCCTCTAAAAAACCCAACCTTAGCCTTAGCCGGGCGCATCCTTACATAGCGATTCGCTCTCTGCTTACGCAGTTTCGGCGGCGGCATGGCCGGGAGCACCGATTCCATCTGTCCAAGCGGCTCGGAAATACGCTTAAGGAGCCCGAAATGACCAGCTGCTTTCTGTGTCCCCGTCTTCTGATAGAGCCACGCCGCATTTCCCAGGAAATCCATCCACTTCGAGGAAGGAAAAAACTCCTTGTATAAGAAGCTTTCCATCCATCTTTGCGGGCGGGGCTTTCCTGTTTCTTCTTCCATGAACGTCTTTGCACTTTCCAAAAGCTCTCCGTACTGGACGTTAGTGGGACAGACGACTGTACAGGCCATACAGCCAAGGCATTTCTCAATCGGTTCTTTCAATTCCTCTACTGCCGCTTTTCCTTCTGCCACCATTTTAATCAGATTGATCCTTCCCCTTGGCGAGTGCGTTTCTTTCTCCATCGTTTCATATGTCGGACAGGCTGGGAGGCAATAGCCGCACTGGACACAATCAATGGTCCTGTCATAGGACAACCTTTCTTTCAATTGTTCACTCATCTGTCAACACCAGCTTCTGACCCTTCTCTGGAAAGATCTTTCCCGGGTTAAGAATTCCATTCGGGTCCCAACTGTCCTTGATGCGTTTCATCATCCCAAGACCGACTGCTCCGAGCTCTGCCTCCATGAAGGGAGCTTTCATCGTGCCTATCCCGTGTTCTCCTGACAATGTACCTCCGAGTTCCAGTGCAGCTTCAAACATGGCTTCCACTGCAGCTTCTGCACGCTTCATCTCTTCCTTATCCCTTTTGTCACATAGTACATTTGGGTGGAGGTTTCCATCTCCTGCATGTCCGAATGCGACAACTTCGACTTGATATTTTTCTTTTATTGTATGTAACCGGTCGATGAAGTCAGGAATTTTGCTTCTGGGAACGGTAGCGTCTTCCGAGACTTTGGTCGGTTTGATTTTGGCGATTGCAGGGGATACTTGTTTTCTTGCGTGCCAGATGGCAGCTGCTTCCTCTTCGGTTTTAGGGATGATGATTTCCACAGCACCGACATCCAGCATGATTTCTTCGACAAGCCCGCGTTCCACCCGAAGCGTTTCCGGATGACCGTCAAGCTCAATGATGACGATAGCAGCATCATCGACGGGAAGACCGACAGGCTGGAAGTTCTCGACAGCGACGATACAGGCCTGGTCCATAAATTCCATCTTAGCTGGTAGAATCCCGGAAGTGAGCGTCCGTGAAATCGCCTCTCCTGCTTTCCTCACCTCTTGGAATGCGACCATCATCGTTTGTACAGCTTTCGGTTTCGGCATCAGCTTCAAGGTCGCTCCGACAATGACCGCAAGCGTTCCTTCCGATCCGACTATCAGCTTCGTAAGATCGAAACCTGTCACGTTCTTAA
This sequence is a window from Bacillus sp. SB49. Protein-coding genes within it:
- a CDS encoding PepSY domain-containing protein, with product MKKTWMIAGVAGVMILGGAFGVSAVSNDGQWSDKNVKVSQKQAEDTAVKEVEGLEITKVEKDVDDGVQKYEVKGMTKDGQEMDVDIHAESGEVLEVDREDSDSDSDQVSAADLKVDQATAEKTAEQETGGTITESEVDDGHFEFELVDDTHEYDVTVDGQTGEVIEYEKEKK
- a CDS encoding PepSY domain-containing protein; translation: MSKLWKLLLSTVGLLLLLLLGWQMINDRSSAEPLTDNDVRTKVEDQYSGEVSRIIAEDDHYTATVQTDAGTYEVTVLKVDGSIANVQRVAGSDTTDQQQKEESSDPPEENSPSSETKTISEQEAERLALAEVDGEVDDVDLEENDGTIYYLVEIEQKDEREATVQVHAVTGEVMSVSWDD
- a CDS encoding sensor histidine kinase, which gives rise to MKLSNKIHVYTTVLFTVLLVLISLSVYFTFSHISYDSDLEQTRLEAERIAAGINEQESTSLSTDLLRAYVPANGMIRIIRRNGQAETVAAGSQQDLADQEYRYYQGEQVEVEKYDETPHAVAAVPVLWMNGEVASLQLTQSLASTSSNLEVLRLVLLVVTILAILPLFLSARILSNLITKPIVSLTDTMQEIRGSGEFKQIETEKQSKDELDQMADAFNQMIIQLERNYERQEQFVSNASHELKTPLTVIESYSSLLKRRGNKDEKLFRESIEAIYSEAKQMRALTQQLLLLAKQEEHWNVKKENIPLVSLLESTVVSFEKAYSRQVRLLSDSAVTVYTDEQKLKQLLYILMDNAKKYSDEAIAVFVKQHSSKVIIDVVDEGIGMTGQELEHVFDRFYQVDQSRSEGYGLGLSLAQELAEAIGAELKLTSIKGKGTTASIILAHSQKNLR
- a CDS encoding response regulator transcription factor; translated protein: MKADILVIEDEQKIARVLEIELEYEGYTVTKAHDGAEGMDLFRSKSWDLVLLDVMLPSMSGTDVLKRIRKGDTATPVIMLTAKDNVEDKVTGLDLGANDYVTKPFDFEELLARIRAALRFKPADETGEPGLSLADLKVNESTHEVSRGEDKIDLTAKEFALLVYLLKNKRQVLNREQLLDGVWGYDYYGDTNIVDVYIRYLRNKMDKNYEPKLLHTVRGVGYVLKDPR
- a CDS encoding (Fe-S)-binding protein is translated as MSEQLKERLSYDRTIDCVQCGYCLPACPTYETMEKETHSPRGRINLIKMVAEGKAAVEELKEPIEKCLGCMACTVVCPTNVQYGELLESAKTFMEEETGKPRPQRWMESFLYKEFFPSSKWMDFLGNAAWLYQKTGTQKAAGHFGLLKRISEPLGQMESVLPAMPPPKLRKQRANRYVRMRPAKAKVGFFRGCIMDSVFFESNENTLELLLRSGAEIVIPEQQTCCGALHGHSGKKEEATELAKRNIEAFEEENFDYIVNNAGGCGARLIEYATLFEEGTTWHKRALQFTHRVKDISEVLVEMDGLIFNKSLDVAVTYQPSCHLRNVQKVTNKPIDLLKRIPGLTLKELDRPEFCCGSAGVYNIVNYEEAMDILDVKMKDVCQTGPDRIITSNPGCLLQMKLGVEREGKSGVMDSVHIVDLLMEADPLPK
- a CDS encoding FAD-binding oxidoreductase, coding for MKDWLRELQQILPEERILTSAADRYSYSFDASFGEYMPEAVVQVKKKEEVAAVLKVANRCRVPVYPRGSGTCLSGGPLPVYGGIVLDMSQWPAVIEMQPYDLTVDVTPSVKTVDINAEAAEHGLMYAPDPSSAHVATIGGNLAENSGGPRGLKYGVTKDHVLGLEVVTPEGEIIRTGGRTIKNVTGFDLTKLIVGSEGTLAVIVGATLKLMPKPKAVQTMMVAFQEVRKAGEAISRTLTSGILPAKMEFMDQACIVAVENFQPVGLPVDDAAIVIIELDGHPETLRVERGLVEEIMLDVGAVEIIIPKTEEEAAAIWHARKQVSPAIAKIKPTKVSEDATVPRSKIPDFIDRLHTIKEKYQVEVVAFGHAGDGNLHPNVLCDKRDKEEMKRAEAAVEAMFEAALELGGTLSGEHGIGTMKAPFMEAELGAVGLGMMKRIKDSWDPNGILNPGKIFPEKGQKLVLTDE